The Bos javanicus breed banteng chromosome 21, ARS-OSU_banteng_1.0, whole genome shotgun sequence genome includes a region encoding these proteins:
- the CIMAP1C gene encoding protein CIMAP1C: MKLPKGVKNPVFYGQQPEKKVPVSSGHEIKQTPVVLAMLKGPGPAKYLRPSCTGYIDHDVSMFQEPAYTLHARHSEKRIMDIRSPGPCYFLDPKITRFGMASCPQVPMAEHISNLRLSPTPAPCHYHLEKTHLPGERRAPGYSFGFRCPYRVMDPNPGPNRYQMPLLLGPNLPANKAAPCYSLAPLDKNWFYKNMSRGPGPAAHTRPEPSVYQNRSPVYSMAKRFGYPVDHTPRPGPGSHNVQQVRAHKPSPPAFTMGIKHSPHLCPLIVDIRD; encoded by the exons ATGAAACTGCCCAAGGGTGTCAAGAACCCTGTGTTCTATGGGCAGCAGCCAGAGAAAAAGGTGCCAGTGTCCTCAGGGCACGAGATAAAGCAGACCCCTGTGGTCCTGGCGATGCTCAAAG GTCCGGGGCCTGCCAAGTACCTCCGGCCATCCTGCACGGGCTACATAGACCATGACGTCTCCATGTTCCAGGAGCCGGCCTATACCCTGCATGCCCGGCACTCGGAGAAGC GGATCATGGACATACGTAGCCCCGGGCCTTGCTATTTCTTGGATCCTAAGATAACTCGGTTTGGGATGGCCAGCTGTCCTCAGGTTCCCATGGCAGAGCACATCTCTAACCTGC GTCTGAGccccaccccggccccctgcCATTACCACCTGGAGAAGACCCACCTGCCTGGGGAACGCAGGGCTCCTGGGTACTCCTTTGGCTTCCGGTGCCCATACCGAGTGATGGACCCCAATCCGGGCCCCAACCGGTACCAGATGCCACTCCTGCTGGGGCCCAACCTCCCGGCCAACAAAGCTGCTCCTTGCTATAGCTTGGCCCCCTTGGACAAGAACTGGTTCTACAAGAATATGTCAAGAGGCCCCGGACCGGCCGCACACACCCGGCCAGAGCCATCCGTCTATCAGAACCGCAGCCCTGTCTATAGCATGGCCAAACGCTTTGGCTACCCGGTGGACCACACACCTCGGCCTGGCCCCGGCTCCCACAATGTCCAGCAGGTCAGGGCACACAAGCCCAGCCCACCTGCTTTCACCATGGGCATCAAGCACTCGCCCCACCTATGCCCGCTGATCGTCGACATTCGTGACTGA